The following proteins are co-located in the Apium graveolens cultivar Ventura chromosome 5, ASM990537v1, whole genome shotgun sequence genome:
- the LOC141659439 gene encoding zinc finger CCCH domain-containing protein 55-like has protein sequence MDNNEATSTVLSRIQKLDPEYGGKVLGYLLLKDLGEKEMIRLAFGPENHLISLINQVKTEMARSPNTSPASPFNPISNPNRPNPFPQSSPRIIVPNNGFHLSPSSPSSPWFHSPKQGPSGSSLSYAAVVNGNNGNSSGNPFGSPSNPSFVSPFYQNGDDDALFLDDGNGKNLDFNDPIVSPGGRSDSMLFPYGNCNENHQFLHRRSVSVNDVFLGQSDENGGNVGGGGFGWKPCMYFAKGFCKNGGGCKFVHGGFGADSPDGSPKFDGFDELMRMKAIQAQRLALATGAPMPYGNRCMSFLNDSPRSAAAAAVMMGDDYLPFGRCRHDRSDFAAAFGGFREHPNSSSRQIYLTFPADSTFKEEDVSNYFSQFGPVQDVRIPYQQKRMFGFVTFVYPETVKQILAKGNPHFVCDSRVLVKPYKEKGKLPDKKHQMEMGEFPACFSPSGPDSMEPFDLPFGRRMMLNSQEMMFRRKLEQEAELQQAIEYQGRRLMNLQLPEMMNHNLNHQLHRHQLAVVPVPVPVPFPAQAYSQINHGLAQAADGITQEDLDGGNTGNDEAVSPTVAADPQESNASDGNGSDSGKQKVPSLGESDPHGSNLEHILPDSLFSSPKKSDQYVCSASAEIDDGVPGTSTLLSSNLFPAVTSSRNLASLSSRFAEMPRKPLV, from the exons ATGGATAACAATGAAGCAACAAGTACAGTCTTATCAAGAATCCAAAAATTAGATCCGGAGTATGGTGGCAAAGTCTTGGGTTATCTCCTTCTAAAAGATCTCGGCGAGAAGGAAATGATAAGGCTTGCTTTTGGTCCTGAAAATCATTTgatttctctgattaatcaagtgAAAACTGAAATGGCTCGTTCACCAAACACTTCACCTGCTTCACCTTTTAACCCCATATCAAACCCTAATAGACCCAACCCTTTTCCCCAATCTTCTCCTAGAATCATTGTTCCAAACAATGGGTTTCATTTAAGCCCTTCATCTCCTTCATCTCCATGGTTTCATAGCCCAAAACAAGGTCCTTCTGGTTCTTCACTTTCGTATGCTGCGGTGGTTAATGGGAACAATGGGAACAGTTCTGGTAACCCTTTTGGCTCTCCTTCAAACCCTTCTTTTGTTTCTCCTTTTTATCAAAATGGTGATGATGATGCTTTGTTTCTTGATGATGGTAATGGTAAAAACTTGGACTTTAATGACCCAATTGTTAGTCCTGGCGGACGGAGTGATTCGATGTTGTTTCCGTATGGGAATTGTAATGAGAATCACCAGTTTCTTCACCGGAGGAGTGTTTCGGTGAATGATGTGTTTTTAGGCCAATCTGATGAGAATGGTGGGAATGTAGGTGGTGGTGGGTTTGGATGGAAGCCTTGTATGTATTTTGCTAAAGGGTTTTGTAAGAATGGGGGTGGTTGTAAGTTTGTGCATGGTGGTTTCGGTGCCGATTCGCCTGACGGGTCACCGAAATTTGATGGGTTTGATGAATTGATGAGAATGAAGGCTATTCAGGCTCAAAGATTGGCTTTGGCTACTGGAGCTCCAATGCCTTATGGTAACAGATGTATGAGCTTTCTTAATGACAGTCCAAg ATCCGCCGCGGCGGCAGCTGTCATGATGGGGGATGACTATCTTCCATTTGGTCGATGCAGACATGATAGGAGTGATTTTGCTGCTGCTTTTGGTGGATTTAGAGAACATCCAAATTCTAGCTCGCGACAAATTTACTTGACATTTCCAGCTGATAGCACTTTCAAGGAAGAGGATGTTTCTAACTACTTTAG CCAATTTGGACCGGTGCAAGATGTGAGGATCCCTTATCAGCAGAAGAGAATGTTTGGCTTCGTTACATTTGTCTATCCTGAAACTGTGAAGCAGATTTTGGCTAAAGGAAACCCCCATTTTGTGTGTGATTCACGTGTTCTTGTTAAGCCCTACAAGGAGAAGGGTAAACTTCCGGACAA GAAGCACCAGATGGAGATGGGAGAGTTTCCTGCATGTTTTAGCCCATCTGGGCCCGACTCCATGGAGCCTTTTGATCTTCCCTTTG GAAGAAGAATGATGCTGAATAGCCAGGAAATGATGTTTAGAAGAAAATTGGAGCAGGAGGCAGAATTGCAGCAAGCTATTGAGTACCAGGGAAGAAGGCTGATGAATCTTCAACTCCCAGAGATGATGAATCATAATCTTAATCATCAACTCCATCGCCATCAGTTGGCTGTTGTTCCTGTCCCTGTCCCTGTTCCATTCCCTGCGCAAGCTTACTCTCAAATTAATCATGGTCTTGCACAGGCAGCAGATGGTATCACTCAAGAGGATTTAGATG GTGGTAATACTGGAAATGATGAAGCTGTTTCTCCCACCGTAGCTGCTGATCCACAGGAATCTAATGCTAGCGATGGGAATGGCAGCGACAGTGGCAAGCAAAAGGTTCCTAGCCTTGGTGAATCTGATCCTCATGGAAG CAATTTGGAGCACATCCTTCCTGATAGCCTTTTCTCATCTCCTAAAAAATCTGACCAGTACGTGTGCTCTGCCTCTGCTGAAATTGATGATGGTGTCCCGGGAACAAGCACATTGCTCTCGTCTAACCTTTTCCCAGCTGTAACTTCCAGTCGCAATTTGGCCTCTCTCAGTTCTCGTTTCGCCGAAATGCCAAG GAAGCCATTGGTATGA